The Dethiosulfovibrio peptidovorans DSM 11002 genome has a window encoding:
- the mutS gene encoding DNA mismatch repair protein MutS produces MLKSFTLPDGVKMTPMLEQFVRWKNEYPEALLFFRMGDFYELFFDDAKVASEVLDIALTARDQGKKIPMAGIPHHASESYLGKLIKKGYHVAICEQMTEPNGRSLVDRQVIRLVTPGTYLPEEAGNDGRLVAVRKLDRYRWAVGSLEPGTGFLEAGAMPLDEVRAFLSAYSGSEILRPKGKIPEEIASLIESSPVVELPVEDFDPAGGARWLQHRWGLASLQGFGFQDGAPEIGVAAALLRYLEETQFGAARHVSGIAPVLSSRYLHLDVTTQRNLELFDGDGPSLYDILNRCKTACGRRRLREWITRPLMDPGEISRRLDVQETLLNFSDELNDLQKGLVHCKDIERSLARLHMRSGNPRDLAAIRDTLSALPSIEIALKGAGLSHLLPCSDDFRDVSDLLARGIEDSPSRVLGNGKIVRDGFDDKLDEWRGFAERGQEWLNDFTQRERDRLSIPRLKTGYSRVFGYYLEIGKGSMRDDLELPEDYRRRQTLVSAERYTTSELRDFEERMSRSEEEVRKRETELYGMLLEKTLEKTEKLQSLGRALGNLDVLVSLAEVSRERGYIRPDFNDGGDISIRGGRHPVVEAVQKEIPFVPNDVDMKMDGNRLAIVTGPNMAGKSTYLRMTALLVIMAQMGTYIPAESAELGLCDRVFTRLGARDELAFGNSTFMVEMVETANILHNVTDRSLVILDEVGRGTSTYDGMSIAWAVLEYLQGACGRCPKVLFATHYHELTALERRMPHVFNLRVEVEERPDGVTFLHRVIPGQADRSYGVEVARLAGLPRVVLCRAQELLERFEKRSDDGASVPEPSVQMEFFDLKGDAIIQELASLSPDELTPIQALEKVYELHEEARKAVKP; encoded by the coding sequence ATGTTGAAAAGCTTCACCTTGCCGGACGGAGTAAAGATGACTCCTATGTTGGAGCAATTTGTCCGGTGGAAAAACGAGTACCCCGAAGCTCTTCTTTTCTTTCGCATGGGAGATTTCTATGAGCTTTTTTTCGACGACGCCAAGGTGGCATCGGAGGTTCTCGATATAGCCTTGACCGCCAGAGACCAGGGCAAAAAGATCCCCATGGCCGGGATCCCTCACCATGCGTCGGAGAGTTATCTTGGAAAATTGATAAAAAAAGGCTATCACGTGGCCATCTGCGAACAGATGACCGAGCCGAATGGCCGTTCTCTGGTGGATCGTCAGGTTATAAGGCTGGTAACTCCCGGGACCTATCTCCCGGAAGAGGCCGGAAACGACGGACGGTTGGTCGCGGTTCGTAAGCTGGATCGGTACAGATGGGCGGTAGGATCGTTAGAACCGGGAACCGGTTTTTTGGAGGCTGGGGCGATGCCCTTGGACGAGGTTCGAGCTTTCCTGTCCGCCTACAGTGGATCGGAGATACTTCGCCCCAAGGGGAAGATCCCGGAGGAGATAGCTTCCCTTATCGAGAGTTCTCCTGTCGTCGAGCTGCCTGTAGAGGATTTCGATCCAGCCGGAGGGGCCAGATGGCTTCAACATAGATGGGGCCTGGCCTCCCTTCAGGGTTTCGGTTTTCAGGACGGTGCCCCGGAAATAGGGGTGGCTGCCGCGCTGCTTCGTTATCTGGAGGAGACTCAGTTCGGAGCTGCCAGGCACGTCTCGGGAATAGCCCCGGTGCTTTCCTCCCGATATCTACATCTCGATGTGACCACTCAAAGGAATCTCGAGCTTTTCGACGGTGACGGACCGTCCCTCTACGACATACTGAACCGATGCAAGACGGCCTGCGGAAGAAGGCGTCTGAGAGAGTGGATAACGAGGCCCTTGATGGACCCAGGGGAAATATCCCGCCGTCTAGACGTTCAGGAAACCCTACTTAATTTCTCGGATGAATTGAACGATCTGCAGAAGGGACTCGTGCATTGCAAGGATATAGAGAGATCTCTGGCTAGGCTGCATATGAGATCGGGAAACCCCAGGGACCTGGCGGCGATTAGGGATACATTATCCGCTCTTCCCTCCATAGAGATAGCTCTGAAAGGTGCGGGGTTGTCCCATCTTCTTCCCTGTAGCGACGATTTTCGTGACGTATCGGATCTTCTAGCCAGGGGAATTGAGGATAGTCCGTCCAGGGTTCTGGGAAACGGGAAAATAGTGAGAGACGGTTTCGACGATAAACTGGACGAATGGAGGGGCTTTGCCGAGAGAGGTCAGGAATGGCTGAACGATTTTACCCAGAGGGAGAGGGATCGGCTCTCCATCCCCAGGCTAAAGACGGGATATTCCAGGGTCTTCGGTTATTACTTGGAGATAGGGAAGGGATCTATGAGAGACGATCTCGAGCTTCCCGAGGATTACAGGAGGCGGCAGACCCTGGTTTCGGCGGAGCGCTACACCACGTCGGAGCTCCGCGATTTCGAGGAAAGAATGTCGAGATCGGAAGAGGAGGTTCGAAAGAGAGAGACCGAACTGTACGGTATGCTCTTGGAGAAAACTCTAGAGAAGACCGAAAAGCTTCAGTCTCTAGGCAGGGCGTTGGGTAATCTGGATGTCCTGGTCTCCCTTGCGGAGGTCTCCAGAGAGAGAGGATATATCAGACCTGATTTCAACGATGGTGGAGACATCTCGATAAGAGGAGGTCGCCATCCCGTGGTCGAGGCCGTACAGAAAGAGATCCCCTTTGTCCCGAACGACGTGGATATGAAGATGGACGGAAACAGGTTGGCCATAGTTACCGGGCCCAACATGGCGGGCAAGTCCACCTATCTCAGGATGACCGCCCTTCTCGTCATAATGGCTCAAATGGGGACCTATATACCGGCGGAATCGGCAGAGCTGGGGCTCTGCGACAGGGTTTTCACCAGACTGGGAGCCAGGGATGAACTGGCCTTCGGAAACAGTACCTTCATGGTCGAGATGGTCGAGACCGCCAACATACTGCACAACGTCACGGACAGAAGCCTGGTTATTTTAGACGAGGTGGGACGAGGAACGTCCACCTACGACGGCATGAGTATAGCCTGGGCCGTCCTGGAGTACCTTCAGGGCGCCTGTGGCCGCTGTCCCAAGGTTCTTTTCGCCACCCACTATCACGAACTTACCGCTCTGGAGAGGCGGATGCCCCACGTCTTCAACCTGAGGGTGGAGGTGGAGGAGCGTCCGGACGGGGTGACTTTTCTTCATAGGGTGATCCCCGGTCAAGCCGATAGATCCTACGGAGTCGAGGTGGCTCGGCTGGCAGGATTGCCCCGGGTGGTTCTGTGTCGGGCTCAGGAGCTTTTGGAACGTTTCGAGAAAAGATCGGACGATGGGGCGTCGGTTCCGGAGCCCTCCGTTCAGATGGAGTTTTTCGACCTGAAGGGAGACGCCATAATACAGGAACTAGCCTCTCTATCCCCGGACGAACTGACTCCTATTCAGGCTCTGGAAAAGGTCTACGAACTGCACGAGGAAGCCCGAAAGGCGGTGAAACCTTGA
- the alaS gene encoding alanine--tRNA ligase, whose amino-acid sequence MEWKSGKEIRRLFVDFWVSKGAKHYDSFSLVPEDPTLLFTIAGMVPFKKYYLGIAEPDVDSAVTSQKCVRTNDIDNVGRTARHHTFFEMLGNFSWGGYFKKESITWGWEFLTEVIGLDPDRMYATIYKDDEEAFDVWNKDVGLPDSRILRFGEDENFWFMGPQGPCGPDSEILYDQGPAFSCGPDCKPGCECDRYLEIWNHVFTQYDRQEDGSLLPLPRKNIDTGMGLERLTSLVQGVSNDFETDLFRPIMDHVCDMAGIGYGDGLQGDMAAKVISDHIRAVSFMIADGILPSNDGQGYVLRRLLRRAARYGRLIGLKKAFLTDLIPNVMDIMADPYRELLDNRLTIEQVVAVEEKRFGRTLEQGSDLLHQEISSVFAGDGSILPGDVAFELYDTYGYPLELTREICEEKGLSVDEDGFRREMEVQRERARSSSKQANSVMTGDLYAELLSEHGPTPFLGYDSLELEADLTVLMKEGKVVDSASTGDSVEFLLSRTPFYAERGGQVGDQGFVKGDGFIVEVEDTIHPAGDLIVHRGIVTSGTVKSGCEVRAMVDKDRREAITKNHTATHLLHESLIRVLGGHVRQNGSLVSDRFLRFDYTHFEPLSSGELDEVELMVNQEIQNNKTIKVDETDLATAKNLGAKALFEEKYGDKVRVVSISEFSSELCGGVHVCATGEIGLFKIINDESIGSGIRRITAMTGMNAFRNYQNITGTLKELSSNLGVRPARLIEKIKSMDEENRELQKKLQRYTIRSAMDDLRESVVKTDIGQGVSLYVASIEGVTPDQLREVGDSIKDKDTGSVTLLMSSDGDRTQMVCMVGGDAVEKGLHGGKIVKEVAALFGGKGGGRPTMAQAGGPKIDDMKDILDKAVAIVKGYVK is encoded by the coding sequence ATGGAATGGAAAAGCGGTAAGGAGATCCGTCGACTGTTCGTCGATTTCTGGGTCTCCAAAGGTGCCAAACACTACGATAGCTTCTCCCTGGTTCCCGAGGATCCTACTCTGTTGTTCACCATAGCAGGTATGGTCCCCTTCAAGAAGTATTATCTCGGCATAGCCGAGCCGGATGTGGACAGTGCGGTAACCTCTCAGAAGTGTGTCCGCACTAATGATATAGACAACGTGGGACGTACCGCCAGGCATCATACCTTTTTTGAGATGCTCGGCAACTTCAGCTGGGGAGGGTACTTCAAGAAAGAGTCCATAACATGGGGGTGGGAGTTTCTCACCGAGGTCATCGGTCTAGATCCCGATCGTATGTACGCCACCATATACAAGGACGACGAGGAGGCCTTCGACGTCTGGAACAAGGACGTCGGACTTCCCGACAGCCGTATACTTCGTTTCGGCGAGGACGAGAACTTCTGGTTTATGGGACCTCAGGGGCCCTGCGGCCCCGACTCGGAGATCCTCTACGACCAGGGACCGGCCTTTTCCTGTGGGCCGGACTGCAAACCCGGTTGCGAGTGCGACAGGTATCTGGAGATATGGAATCACGTGTTCACTCAGTACGATCGCCAGGAGGATGGCTCTCTGCTTCCTCTGCCGAGGAAGAACATCGATACGGGAATGGGACTGGAGAGACTCACTTCCCTTGTCCAGGGGGTCAGCAACGATTTCGAGACCGATCTGTTCCGTCCCATAATGGACCACGTGTGCGACATGGCCGGTATAGGATATGGCGACGGTCTCCAGGGGGATATGGCGGCTAAGGTGATCTCGGACCACATAAGGGCGGTCTCCTTCATGATAGCCGACGGCATACTTCCCTCTAACGACGGACAGGGCTATGTTCTGCGCCGTCTGCTCAGAAGAGCCGCTCGTTACGGCAGGCTGATAGGGCTCAAGAAGGCCTTCCTGACCGACCTCATACCGAACGTCATGGATATAATGGCCGATCCCTACAGGGAGCTTCTGGACAACCGTCTCACCATAGAGCAGGTGGTGGCAGTGGAGGAAAAACGTTTCGGCCGGACCCTGGAGCAGGGCAGTGACCTCCTTCATCAGGAGATATCCTCGGTATTTGCCGGAGATGGAAGCATACTTCCCGGAGATGTGGCCTTCGAGCTTTACGATACTTACGGTTATCCTCTGGAGCTGACCAGGGAGATCTGCGAGGAAAAGGGGCTCTCCGTCGACGAGGACGGCTTCCGAAGGGAGATGGAGGTTCAAAGGGAGAGGGCTCGATCCTCCAGCAAACAGGCCAACTCCGTGATGACCGGAGATCTCTACGCCGAGTTGCTTTCTGAACATGGACCCACTCCCTTCTTGGGGTACGATTCCCTCGAGCTGGAGGCAGATCTGACAGTTCTGATGAAGGAAGGGAAGGTCGTCGACAGCGCCTCGACGGGAGATTCTGTTGAATTTCTGTTGTCACGAACTCCCTTCTACGCCGAGAGAGGCGGTCAGGTGGGAGACCAAGGCTTCGTCAAGGGCGACGGCTTCATTGTAGAGGTAGAGGACACAATTCACCCGGCGGGAGATCTCATAGTTCACAGAGGAATAGTCACCAGCGGAACCGTAAAATCTGGCTGCGAGGTTAGGGCCATGGTGGACAAGGACAGACGGGAGGCCATAACAAAAAACCACACCGCCACCCATCTTCTCCATGAATCTTTGATAAGGGTCCTTGGCGGGCACGTCAGACAGAACGGTTCTTTGGTATCCGACCGATTCCTCCGTTTCGACTACACTCATTTCGAACCTCTGAGCTCCGGCGAACTGGACGAGGTGGAGCTCATGGTGAACCAGGAGATACAGAACAACAAAACTATCAAGGTAGACGAGACCGATCTCGCAACCGCCAAGAACCTGGGGGCGAAGGCTCTTTTCGAGGAGAAGTACGGAGACAAGGTCAGAGTGGTCTCCATCTCTGAGTTTTCCTCCGAGCTCTGCGGAGGTGTCCATGTCTGCGCCACCGGAGAGATAGGTCTGTTCAAGATCATCAACGACGAGAGTATCGGATCGGGCATCAGGCGTATTACCGCCATGACCGGGATGAATGCTTTCAGAAATTACCAGAATATAACCGGAACCCTGAAAGAGCTTTCCTCAAATCTGGGGGTCCGACCAGCCAGGCTGATAGAGAAGATAAAGTCCATGGACGAGGAAAACAGGGAGCTTCAGAAAAAACTCCAGCGTTACACAATCCGTTCGGCTATGGACGATCTCAGGGAGAGCGTGGTCAAGACCGATATAGGGCAGGGAGTATCCCTTTACGTGGCCTCTATAGAAGGAGTTACCCCCGATCAACTTCGGGAGGTCGGAGACAGCATAAAGGATAAGGATACCGGATCGGTGACCCTGTTGATGTCCAGCGACGGAGATCGTACCCAGATGGTCTGTATGGTCGGTGGCGATGCCGTGGAGAAGGGGCTGCACGGAGGGAAGATAGTCAAGGAAGTGGCCGCATTGTTCGGTGGAAAAGGCGGCGGTAGGCCCACCATGGCCCAGGCTGGCGGCCCTAAAATCGACGATATGAAGGATATCCTCGATAAGGCAGTTGCCATAGTGAAAGGGTACGTAAAGTGA
- the ruvX gene encoding Holliday junction resolvase RuvX, which yields MTRRIVALDMGTVRIGVAMSDPLGSFAQGVAVWDAEGDWLSDLRDLVTSRDVSTVVVGLPIRENGTKGPSAENVEAKTEAVREAFPDLEIVMWDERYTSTIANRVLIEGDVSRKKRKGQVDKVAATVILQGYLDSLRR from the coding sequence GTGACGAGAAGAATCGTGGCTTTGGATATGGGGACCGTCCGAATAGGGGTCGCCATGAGCGACCCCCTGGGATCTTTCGCCCAGGGGGTCGCGGTATGGGACGCCGAAGGAGACTGGCTCTCCGATTTGAGGGACCTCGTCACCTCTCGAGACGTATCCACCGTGGTGGTGGGGCTCCCCATAAGAGAGAACGGAACTAAGGGGCCTTCTGCCGAGAACGTGGAGGCCAAGACCGAGGCGGTAAGAGAGGCCTTTCCCGATTTGGAGATAGTCATGTGGGACGAGAGATACACCTCCACCATAGCCAACAGGGTGTTGATCGAGGGAGACGTGTCCAGAAAAAAAAGAAAGGGTCAGGTGGACAAGGTAGCCGCCACGGTGATATTGCAGGGATATCTGGATTCCCTGAGGAGGTAA
- a CDS encoding amidohydrolase, producing MTMLLKDVMFLDGSMDSARSGDILIEDGKISSVEKAGSLIGDDVVDGKGRMAVLPGFVNCHTHAAMSLLRGLGEERPLKEWLEEQIWPVEANLNPERIYWGTRSALMEMASSGTTCFGDMYFEMDKVAEAAKACGMRAGICRGIVGDDESKIEESLALADRYKDDPMVTVQMGPHAPYTVPLDAMKKIASSAKDNGMSVHLHYLEAEWELGYLKDEFGTGAMEYLEKTGLCDVSGLILAHCVWFPEDGLSDLSRVPATVVHNPGSNLKLGSGVAPVSSMLSKGVSVALGTDGAASNNRLDMWGELRTATLIHKGVLRDPSIVTAKEILDGATYKGYRALGFEKAGLIREGWKADLVLVDLDGPNYIGVNEDNLGVFLVYAGSSSDVAGTMVDGSWIYINGEFPGQDEEEVLSNARKARAELIRR from the coding sequence ATGACGATGCTTCTGAAGGACGTGATGTTTCTCGACGGATCGATGGATTCTGCGAGGTCCGGCGATATCCTGATCGAGGACGGAAAAATATCATCGGTCGAGAAGGCAGGAAGCCTGATCGGAGACGATGTGGTGGACGGCAAGGGACGGATGGCGGTGCTACCCGGTTTCGTGAACTGTCATACCCATGCCGCCATGAGCCTTCTGAGGGGGTTGGGAGAGGAGAGGCCTCTAAAAGAGTGGCTGGAAGAACAAATCTGGCCGGTCGAGGCTAACCTCAACCCGGAGAGAATATACTGGGGAACCCGATCCGCCCTCATGGAGATGGCCTCTTCCGGTACCACCTGTTTCGGCGATATGTACTTCGAAATGGACAAAGTGGCAGAAGCCGCCAAGGCATGCGGTATGAGGGCAGGGATCTGCCGCGGCATAGTCGGAGACGACGAATCCAAAATAGAGGAATCGCTTGCTCTGGCCGATAGATATAAAGATGATCCCATGGTAACGGTGCAGATGGGCCCCCATGCTCCCTATACGGTACCATTAGACGCCATGAAGAAGATAGCCTCCTCCGCCAAGGATAATGGTATGTCCGTACACCTTCACTATCTCGAGGCGGAATGGGAGCTGGGATACCTGAAGGACGAGTTTGGAACAGGTGCCATGGAATATCTGGAGAAGACCGGACTGTGCGACGTTTCTGGACTCATACTGGCTCACTGTGTCTGGTTTCCAGAGGACGGGCTCTCCGATCTTTCGAGGGTACCGGCCACGGTGGTACACAATCCTGGCAGCAATCTGAAGCTCGGCAGCGGGGTGGCTCCAGTCAGCTCTATGCTCTCCAAAGGTGTTTCGGTGGCCTTGGGCACCGACGGAGCCGCCAGCAACAACCGTCTCGATATGTGGGGCGAGCTGAGAACCGCGACGTTGATCCATAAGGGGGTCTTGAGAGATCCGTCCATCGTGACCGCTAAGGAGATACTGGACGGGGCCACCTACAAGGGCTATCGAGCTCTGGGGTTCGAGAAAGCCGGACTGATCAGAGAGGGCTGGAAAGCCGACTTGGTCCTGGTCGATCTGGATGGCCCCAACTATATAGGGGTGAACGAGGATAACCTGGGGGTATTCCTGGTATATGCCGGTTCCTCCTCCGACGTGGCGGGAACCATGGTGGACGGTAGCTGGATCTACATAAACGGGGAATTTCCCGGACAGGACGAGGAAGAAGTCCTCTCCAACGCCCGTAAGGCACGGGCTGAACTGATACGCCGTTAG